In Marinibacterium anthonyi, the DNA window ACCGTATCGAGACGACGCTTGTCGACCTGCCGACCATTCGCGGCCACGTGCTGTCGATGACGACGATGCGGGTGCAATCCATCGTGCTGGTGCGGGTGGTCTTTTCCGATGGATCCGTGGGCTTGGGCGAAGGCACGTCCATCGGCGGAATGAGTTATGGGCCGGAAAGCCCCGAAAGCATCAAGTCGGTGATCGACACCTATATCGCGCCCGAGCTGGCGGGCATGGACGCCGACCGGATCACGCTGGCCATCGACCGGATGGACCGCGCCGTCAAGGGCAACCCGATCGCGCGCTGCGCGGTGGAAACGGCGCTGTGGGACGGGCTGGGTAAACGGCTGGACGTGCCGGTGGCGCAGTTCTTCGGCGGTGTCGCGCGGACCGCGCTGCCTGTGGCCTGGACGCTGGCGTCCGGGCAATCCGCGACGGATATCGAGGAAGCGCAGCACATGCTTGAGATCCGCCGCCACGAGATCTTCAAGCTGAAGATCGGCAAGCGGGCGGTGCGCGACGACATCGCCCATGTGGCGGCGATCTGCGATGCGGTGGGTGATCGCGCGTCGATCCGGGTCGACGTCAACCAGGCCTGGTCGCTGAGCGAGGCGCGCTGGGGCCTGAAGGGGTTGCAGGAGATCGGCGTCG includes these proteins:
- the catB_1 gene encoding Muconate cycloisomerase 1 — protein: MTTIDRIETTLVDLPTIRGHVLSMTTMRVQSIVLVRVVFSDGSVGLGEGTSIGGMSYGPESPESIKSVIDTYIAPELAGMDADRITLAIDRMDRAVKGNPIARCAVETALWDGLGKRLDVPVAQFFGGVARTALPVAWTLASGQSATDIEEAQHMLEIRRHEIFKLKIGKRAVRDDIAHVAAICDAVGDRASIRVDVNQAWSLSEARWGLKGLQEIGVDLVEQPIKAGQMAQLKALTDGYEIAVMADEALQGPEDAMACAAHRSADVFAVKIAQSGGLKRGAEVSAIGQAAGIGLYAGTMLEAGVGTAAALQLFSTFPRIEWGTELFGPLLMQRDILAEPIRYGDFCVHLPEGPGLGVTLDEDCIAHFRRDRSPQVQAVAVS